The following nucleotide sequence is from Salvelinus namaycush isolate Seneca chromosome 23, SaNama_1.0, whole genome shotgun sequence.
agacactaacagcttacagacggtaggcaattaaggtcactgttatgaaaacttaggacattagaggcctttctacggactctgaaaccaccaaaagaaagatgcccaaggtccctgcgggaatgtgccttaggcatgctgcaaggaggcatgaggactgcagatgtggcctgggcaataaattgcaatgtctgtactgtgacagctgatcgtcctcacagtggcagaccacgtgtaacacctgcacaggatcggtacatccgaacaacacacctgcgggacaggtacaggatggcaacaactgcccgagttacaccaggaacgcacaatcactccatcagtgctcagagactctccacaataggctgagagaggctggactgagggcttgtaggcctgttgtaaggcaggtcctcaccagacatcaccggcaacaacgtcacctatgggcacaaacccacagtcgctggaccagacatgaCTGGCaagaagtgctcttcactgacgagtcgcggttttgtctcaccaggggtgatggtcggattcgtgtttatcgtcgaaggaatgagccttacactgaggcctgtactctggagcgggatcgatttggaggtggagggtccgtcatggtctagggcggtgtctcacagcatcatcggactgagcttgttgtcattgcaggcaatctcaacgctgtgcgttatagGGAAGACATCGTCCTGCCTCATGTCCTGCCTTCctgtaggctcatcctgacatgacaatgccacctgccatactgctcgttctgtgcatgatttcctgcaagacacagtgttctgccatggccagcgaagagcccggctcttaaacccattgagcacatctgggacctgttggatcggagggtgagggccattgccattccccccagaaatgtctggtaacttgcaggtgccttggtggaagagtggggtaacatctcatagcaagaactggcaaatctggtgcagtccatgtgcagtccatgaggaggagatgcactgcagcacttaatgcagctggtggccacaccagatactgacttacttttgattttgaccccccctttgttcagggacacattattccatttatgttagtcacatgtctttggaacctgttcagtttgtctcagttgttgaatcttttgttcatacaaatatttacacgttaaatttactgaaaataaacagttgacagtgagaggacgtttctttttttgctgagtttacattcaCAGGGGATTAGGTGTTGTCACGATAAGGGCCTTATCACACAGCActgaatgttctgtaaacaccagccgaGAGGCTTGTAGGACGTCTCAACATCAGCTGCTGCAGAATCACAGATATGTTATCAGCTCAGTCTCAAACTATAACCATAACATTTAGTCAGTACCTGTACAAATCCAAAGGGGAAATCTGGTGCAGTCTGTCCCCCTGAGCTCTGGTGGAAAGCCATCCTCCAGTCATCAATCATGGAGGGAAAGGAACAGGAGTATTTCTTCTGATTGTAGTCTGTGTTGGCCTCACCTATCACAGGGGTCAGGTCAGACATGTCTTCAGTTTCTATGCTGTTACTGTATGCTAAAAGATGGGAGAAAACAGATGTGACCCCAAGCTGTTTTACCTTGGTACCAGATAGCTCCTTTGATGGTCATGTTGAGAAGTGGATGGATCATGGCATTCCACAAAATAGAGTTAGTCCACACAGACAAATACATTGAAGGTGTATATGGCATGGGAAATCTGGATGAAAAGAACAAGACATAGGCCAACTGATATCAAGTACCATAGGTGAGAGGATATTTTAaggtgcatgctacctgcatatTTCTGTAACATTGCTCACATTAACTTAGTCCAAAAGAAACAAGACAAAAATATTCACTAGTCTGCCCATCTACAATCCTTAAGAAGATGTCTATAATTGCTGATGTAAGATGTAAAGTAGCATACCTACCGAACATCTCTATTGCAAGAGTAAAGCTCCAGGGTCCCTGTACACTTACCCGTTAATCCTATCCAGGTCACAGTGTTGGAGTGCTCGTGGGGAGGACCATGCCTCTACAGGTGTGCCTCCCCAGCAGGACGTCACTAGGCCGATGGGGTACTTCAGCACCTTGTACAAGTGGCGCCCAAACATCCAGCACACTGCAGAGTAGTGCTTGAAATCCCCACCACCCAGCAACTCTGTTCAGGAGGTTTAAGATTAATTCCCATTATCAACTAGATGTATTAATACCATTTCACTTAGTCAGTTGGCTGACAGCTATCATTTGCATGACATTTCACATCTAATTGAGCTAATAGACTGTATGGAGCCTATCCATACTTGCTGTGGGGACAGACCAGGGCACCTCCACTCCAGCCAGGTCAGTCAGCTCAGTGTAGCTCTGCTCCAAGGCAGCCATAAAGATCCGCACCTGAGGGAACTTGGAGGCCAGCGCTAGCTCCTCTGATGCATTGAACACCTTGGAGGACAAGACATAATAATGGTTATTATTACAACTATGCAAACTCAGACTTACTTGAACATTGCAGAGTATACCTGAGAAGTTGTGAAAGCCATGTTGCTCTGTCCCCCACACAGCCAGACATCCCCAAACAGCACATCTGTGAGAGTGATACTGTGGTTGTTCTGGAGGACTGCAGTCAAGTTGTAGGGACCGCCAGCTTCCATTGGGACAAGGGCCACCTTCCATATCCCTAGGAAGAGATCCAAAACCATGGATCAGTGAAGGTTACGCTAATGTCTTaacatacagcgcattcggaaagtattcagaacccttcccCCGTTCTacattgttacagccttattctaaaatggatgaaataaaaacaattcctcatctacacacaataccccataatgacaaaacgaaaacaggtttttagaaaattttgcacaaaacaaaaaacagcaaTACCTTAGCATATTCGGAATCCCTTTTTCctgcattttgttacgttacagccttattctaaaatggattacattaagggggggggggggggagacaatctacacacaataccccataatgacaaagcaaattacatttgcaaacatttctaaaaacctgttttcgctttgtcattatttttatttaatccattttagaataaaggctataacgtaacaaaatgtggaaaaagtaaaggtgtctgaatactttccaaatacactgtaCAGTACATTGCAAGGCAGAAAAAGTGGGACACGGAGCACAATTAACTTCAAACAACGTGCTTTTTTTGTCCCTCGCACTTCCTCAGCTTTTTCCCCTCATTCTGACAGACGTCAGTCACCTTTACAGTACGATAATAACATTTGTTAGAAAAATACCTTGACAAGAGCTTAGGGTTTTATCAACTCTTCTTGAAATTACAGTTCTGCTTACTTCATCCTCAACTTCATGACATGACTGGATAGGCACGCTAAACTAAAGGCATTGTTGGGATCAGATAACTCACCGGCAGCCACACTGACAGCAGGTGCATTGTTAGTGACTGGTCCTCCTGATAGAAAGACTGTGACCTCAGCATCATCGGGTCCATAGCCCCACAACACAGCCCTCTCTGGGGCCTTCTGCAGAACCATGTGATCGCCATAATAGGAGGCAAAGCGGAACCCACCGTCTGGAAACAAAAACAATATTATTAAATCTACTGTATTAGAACATATTTATCCAAGTCAATTAAACAAACAATCATTACACATATTCAAAGTTACTCTTTCAATGTTTTGACAGTATGCATGAAGCCCAATAAAATATAATCTTGACACATTTACCTGTTCAGTTGCCTTGACAGTAAAATGCATCAttcaatgtacagtgcattcaaaaattattcagaccccttgactttttgcaacattttttttttgccttattctaaaatgtattaaataaaaacaaaattcctcaacctacacacaataccccataatgacaaagcgaaaacaggtttagaaaaacaccttatttacataagtattcagaccctttgctatgagacttgaaattgagctcaggtgcattctttccattgattatccttaaGATGTTAccacaacttggagtccacctgtggtaaattcaactgactggacatgatttggaaaggcacacacgtcgatataaggtcctacagctgacagtgcatgtcagagaaagaaatgaggtcaaaggaattgtctgtagagctccgagacaggattgtgtcaaagcacagatttggggaagggtatcaaaacatttctgcagcattgaaagtccccaagaacacagttcatcattcttaaatggaagaagtttggaaccaccaagactcttcctagagctggctgcccggccaaagtgagcaatcaggggagaagggccttggtcagcgaggtgacaaagaaccagatggtcactgacagagctccagggttcctctgtggagatgggagaaacttccagaaggacaaccatctgtgcaacactccaccaatcaggcctttatggtagagtggccagacggaaccattcctcagtaaaaaaaaaaaaggcacatgacagcctgcttggagtttgcccaaaggcacctaaaggactctcagaccatgagaaacgagattctctggtctgatgaaaccaagattgaaatctttggcctgaatgccaagtgtcacatctggaggaaacctggcaccatccttacggtgaagcatggtggcagcatgctgtggggatggtttttcagcggcatggcctgggagactagtcaggatcgagggaaagatgaacggagcaaagtacagagagatacttgatgaaaactggggtgaaggttcaccttccaacaggacatcgaccctaagcacacagccaagacaacacaggagtggcttcaggacaagtctctgaatgtccttgagtggcccagccagagcctggacttaaacatctcgagagacctgaaaatagctacgcagcgacgcttcccatccaacctgacaaagctagaggggatctgcagagaataatgggagaaactccccaaatacaggtgtgccaagcttgcagcatcATACCCAACaagtcgaggctgtaatcactgtcaaagtaaagggtctgaatatttacagtaccagtcaaaagtttgtacacacacacacctaatcattccagggtttctttatttttactattttctacattgtagatcaATAGTGAagtcaaactatgaaataacatatggaatcatgtagtaaccaaaaaaaaaaaaaagttcaaattaaaatatatatttgagattcttcaaagtagccaccctttgccttgatgacagctttacatactcttgacattctctcaaccagctcatggaggtagtcacctggaatgcatttcaattaacaggtgtgccttgttaaaaagttaatttgttgaattctttccttcttaatgcatttgagccaatccgttgtgctgtgacaaggtaggggtggtatacagaagatggtcttttaccaaatagggctaagtccatataatggcaagaacagctgaaataagcaaagggaaatgacagtccatcattactggctctaatgaggaccgccaaaggaaaggaagacccagagttacctctgctgcagaggataagttcattagagataactgcacctcagattgcagcccccCTCAAAAGAAAtctgagttcaagtaacagacacatcaacagcaactgttcagaggagactgcgtgaatcaggccgtcatggtcgaattgctgcaaagaaacgactactaaaggacaacaataagaagagactttcttgggccaaggaacatgagcaatggacattggacaggtggaaatatgtcctttggtttgatgagtcaattttagatttttggccgtatctttgtgagacgcagggtaggtgaacggatgatatctGCGTGTttgattcccaccgtgaagcatggaggaggtggtgtgatggtgctttgctggtgacacggtctgtgatttatttagaattcaaggcacacttaaccagcatggctaccacagcattacaCCATCCCGTCTGATTTGTGCTTAGTCccaactataatttgtttttcaacaggacaatgaccccaaaacacacctccaggctgtgtaagagctatttcaCCAAGGAgataatggagtgctgcatcagatgacctggcctccacaatcacccaacctcaccccaattgagatggtttggaatgagttggaccgcagagcgaaggaaatgcagccaacaagtgctcaacatgtgggaactccttcaagactattggaaaagcattcttcttgaagctggttgagagaatgccaagagtgttcaaagctgttaaaggcaaagggtggctactttgaagaatctaaaatgtcgatttgttgaacacttgtttggttactacattattttatatttttgatgTCTTTCTTCACTATtgatctacaatgtagaaaatagtaaaaaaaataaagaaacccttgaatgaggtgtctaaacttttgactggtactgtatgtaaatgtgacagttagattttttttatacatttgcaaaaatgtctaaaaacccgtttttgctttgtcattatgaggtattgtgtaaattgatgagggggaaaaacaatttagtacattttagaataaggctgtaacttaacaaaatgtggaaaaagtcaaggggtctgaatacttcccaaatgcaGTGTAGCTACAAACAATGATACAATCTATCAAAGATCTAGCCTACAGTTGCCACACCATTTTAGAAGGAATAAATAGTCATAGCTACAGTTCGTGACTGATTCATGTTGTTGACAGCTCATGCTGCACATTCTGGcaatcctattaaattactagagagGGTATGTAataaaccctcaaagttccaaaatagcagccatcttggtcagggagagatccaaaaccagtctaattggaatgaatggcagtagaggcaatgcatttcctgcttttacttatgcaggaaaataaaaaGGCATGTGATGTATCCAACATGTAAATGGAATTATAGTCAACCTGAAATATTGTCAAATATATATTCAGTTTATACAGGTTTTTATCAATTATTTGTAGTAAGTTCTCCGAttttgttttcttggaaagctCAGCGCTATTATACGATAGAATATAAGTACTGGTGCATTTACATGGCAATTAAACAtacacaaactcagcaaaaagagaaatgtccctttttcaggacccggtctttcaaagatatttggatttttacgaattaacttcacagatcttcattgtaaagggtttaaacactgtttcccatgctttttcaatgaaccataaacaattaatgaacatgcacctgtggaacggtcgttaagacgattacagacggtaggcaattaaggtcacagttatgaaaacttaggatactaaaaagaggcctttctactgactctgaaaaacaccaaacgaaagatgcccagggtccctgctcatctgtgtgaacgtgccttaggcatgctgcaaggaggcatgaggactgcagatgtggccagagcaataaattgcaatgtccatacggtgagacgcctaagacagcgctacagggagacgggacgaacagctgatcgtcctcgcagtggcagaccacgtaacaactagaggtcgaccgattaagttttcataacactcggaaattggtatttttggacaccgttatttaactaggcaagtcagttaagaacacattcttattttcaatgacggcctaggtgggttaactgccgtgttcaggggcagaacgacagctttttaccttgtcagctcagggattcaatcttgcaaccttacagttaactagtccaacgctctaaccacctgattacattgcactccacgaggagcctgcctgttacgcgaatgcagtaagaagccaaagTAAGTTGATAGCTAGCATTAAACTGTTTTTTTTAATAAATCataaatcactagttaactacacatggttgatgatattactagtttatctagcgtgtcctgcgttgcatataatcgttacggtgcgcattcgcaaaaaaggactgtcgttgctccaacgtgtacctaaccatacacatcaatgcctttcttaaaatcaatacacaagtacatatttttaaatctgcatatttagttaatattgcctgctaacatgaatttattttaactaggaaaaatggtgtcacttctcttgcaacagtcaggatatatgcagcagtttgggccgcctagctcattgcaaactgtgaagactgtctttgttaggaagaaatagccaacttcgccaaacgggggatgatttaacaaaagcgcatttgcgaaaaaagcacaatcgttgcacgactgtacctaaccataaacatcaatgcctttcttaaaatcaaaacacagaagtatatatttttaaacctgcatatttagctaaaagaaatccaggttagcaggcaatattaaccaggtgaaattgtgtcacttctcttgcgttcattgcacgcagagtcagggtatatgcaacagtttgggacgcctaatttgccagaattttacataattatgacataacattgaaggttgtgcaatgtaacaggaatatttagactgatggatgccacccgttagataaaataggtaacggttccgtatttcactgaaagaataaacgttttgttttcgagatgatagtttccggattcgaccatattaatgacctaaggctcgtatttctgtgtgttatgttataattaagtctatgatttgatagagcagcctgactgagcgatggtaggcaccagcaggctcgtaagcattcattcaaacagcactttcgtgcgttctgccagcagctcttcgcaatgcatcaagctgtttatgacttcaagtctatcaactcctgagattaggctggtgtaaccgatgtgaaatggctagctagttagcggggtgcgcactaatagcgtttcaaacgtcactcgctctgagacttggagtagttgttccccttgctctgcatgggccGCGGCTTTTGTAGAGCGATGcgtcgagggtggctgttgtcgatgtcttcctggttcgagcccaggtaggagcgaggagagggacggaagctatactgttacactggcaatactaaagtgcttataagaacattcaatagtcaaaggtatttgaaatacaaatcgtatagagagaaatagtcctataataactacaacctaaaacttcttacctgggaatattgaagactcatgttaaaaggaaccaccagctttcatatgttctgagcaaggaacttaaacgttagcttttttacatggcacatattgcacttttactttcttctccaacactttgtttttgcattatttaaaccaaattgaacatgtttcattatttatttgaggctaaattgattttattgatgtattatattaacttaaagtgttaattcagtattgttgtaattgtcattattacaaatagataaaaacattaaataaaaaaatattatttattaaaatcggtatcggcttttttggtcctccaataatcggtattggcgttgaaaaaaaaatctgaatcggttgacctctagtaacaacacctgcacaggatcggtacatccgaacatcacacctgcgggacaggtacaggatggcaacaacaactgcccgagttacaccaggaacgcacaatcctccatcaatgctcagagactctccgcaataggctgagagaggctggactgagggcttgtaggcctgttgtaaggcaggtcctcaccagacatcaccggcaaaacaacgtcgcctatgggcacaaacccacagtcgctggaccagacaggactggcaagaagtgctcttcactgacgagtcgcagttgtctcaccaggggtgatggttggattcgcgtttatcgtcaaaggaatgagcgttacacagaggcctgtactctggagcgggatcgatttggaggtggagggtccgtcatggtctagtGCGGAgtctcacagcatcatcggactgagctttttgtcattgcaggcaatctcaatgctgtgcgttacagggaagacattctcctccttcctgcaggctcatcctgacacgaccctccagcatgacaatgccaccagccatactgctcgttctgtgcgtgatttcctgcaagacaggaatgtcagtgttctgccatagccagcaaagagcccagatctcaatcccattgagcacatctggaacctgttggatcggagggtgagggccagggccattcccggccagaaatgtccgggaacttgaaggtgccatggtggaagagaggggtaacatctcacagcaagaactggcaaatcttgagagaggagatgcactgcagtacttaatgcagctggtggccacaccagatactgacttacttttgacccccctttgATCAGGGACACATTAATCAatttctgtggaacttgttcagtttatgtctcaggttattgaatcttatgttcataagaatatttacacatgttatgtttgctgaaaataaacacagttgacagtgagaggatatttctttttttgctgagtttacatatatACACAGCGCTGTGAAAAAGTATgacccctttctgattttctctatttgtTCATAtgtttgatactgaatgttataaGATCTtaaacctaatattagatcaaGGGAACCAGAGTAtacaaaaaatttaaaaaaatacttaatgtaaaattaacaaactcatgcaacacccaattctcctatgaaaaagtaattgcccccttacacacaataactggttgtgccaccttcagCTGCAATGAccgcaaccaaatgcttcctcctcgctgtggaggaattttggcccacttcATTCATAACTGCTTTAGCTCAGCGacttgtgggttttcaagcatgaactgttcgtttcaagtcctgccacaacatcaaattgggattaggtctggactttgactaggccattccaaaacttcaaatgtgttgctaTTCTCATTTAGACTGGATTGtttgttttggatcattgtcttgctgcatgacccagctgcgcttcagtTTCAGCTCACATATGGATGGCCTGACAtcctcctgtagaattctcttatacagagcagaattaatggttccttctattaaaggCAAGTCGTCCAGATCCCGAGgaagcaaagcatccccaaaccatcacactaccacgcTTGACAGTTGGtataaggttcttactgtggaatgcagagtttggttttcgccagacataatagaacccatgtcatccaaaaagttgactcaggtttgccaaaaagcacctggatgatcatcaaaaCTCTTGAAAGAATGATCTATGACAGATGGACACAATGgacacttcattaagtcaggactCGTATTTGACttagccatgcctccttgcctgtccaacatttcctcatctcccaccccttctaatgcgactagccccgacgctcctctctctttttcccctgcctTGCTACGAAgcttctccctgcaggcggtcactgagtccgaggtgctaaaggagctctttaaacttgacccccaaaaaacatctgggtcagatggtttagacccttttttctttaaggttgctgcccctatcatctccaagcctatctctgaccctTTTAACCggcctctcctctctggggaggttcccattgcttggaaggcagccacagttcatcctttatttaaagggggagataaaagagtgcagtgtataaagtcagaacatctgctgtctcagccattgCCTGTCAGCAAGGAAGTAcaccaaggctcgatcctaggccccacactcatctcaatttacatcaacatagctcaagcagtaggaagatctctcatccatttatatgcaaattatacagtcttatactcagctggcccctccccggattttgtgttaaatgctctacaacaaagctttctctgcccttaaccaaATTACcgtttgttttggaggtgttcagaacaaggttaggtaagaagaatgcccctctccccacaggtgtgattactaccttggagggtttagagcttgaggtagtcccctcatacaagtacttgggaatATGGCTAGACAGCACACCATCtgtctctcagcacatatcaaagctgcaggctaaagttaaatctagacttggtttcctctattgtaaatcgttcctctttcaccccagctgccaaactaacaatGATTCAGTtaaccatcctacccatgctagattacagagacaat
It contains:
- the siae gene encoding sialate O-acetylesterase, whose amino-acid sequence is MCLKICLWFLTILGSLYASDGGFRFASYYGDHMVLQKAPERAVLWGYGPDDAEVTVFLSGGPVTNNAPAVSVAAGIWKVALVPMEAGGPYNLTAVLQNNHSITLTDVLFGDVWLCGGQSNMAFTTSQVFNASEELALASKFPQVRIFMAALEQSYTELTDLAGVEVPWSVPTAKLLGGGDFKHYSAVCWMFGRHLYKVLKYPIGLVTSCWGGTPVEAWSSPRALQHCDLDRINGFPMPYTPSMYLSVWTNSILWNAMIHPLLNMTIKGAIWYQGEANTDYNQKKYSCSFPSMIDDWRMAFHQSSGGQTAPDFPFGFVQVSTYRKATLSEGFPNIRWHQTADYGFAPNLRMKNTFMAVAMDLGDEMSPFGSIHPRDKQDVAYRLSLGARAVAYGEEGVSFQGPFPSRVLVNDQYINVTYDQRVSVTQSKDIFQICCSVVRAPCDSLSLWVPAPILQWGLSAVQVSTNYCSMNNVAGLRYAWRDWPCDFKACPVYSADGVLPAPPFTLNRWPDKQ